One window from the genome of Saprospiraceae bacterium encodes:
- a CDS encoding dihydrofolate reductase, which produces MKSDRKVILYIASSLDGFIAKQNDDLSFLSIVEKAGEDYGYNDFIDSIDSVLVGRKTYDWVMNHVSVFPHSNKETYVITRQQRPNIGNIQFYTGSLSDLIVKLKAQEGKHIFVDGGAELVNALLKENLIDEFIISIIPVLLGNGVSLFKSDNFEIPLKLVSTKQFDKGLVQLHYKRMPT; this is translated from the coding sequence ATGAAATCGGATAGGAAGGTAATACTTTACATTGCATCCAGTTTAGATGGCTTTATTGCAAAACAAAATGACGACTTATCGTTTTTATCAATTGTTGAAAAAGCTGGCGAAGACTATGGATACAATGACTTTATTGATAGTATAGATAGTGTACTCGTTGGACGAAAAACCTACGACTGGGTTATGAACCATGTTTCTGTATTTCCTCATAGTAACAAAGAAACCTACGTTATAACAAGACAACAAAGGCCAAACATTGGCAATATCCAATTTTATACTGGAAGTTTGAGTGATCTGATTGTGAAACTCAAGGCACAGGAGGGAAAACATATTTTTGTTGACGGAGGTGCAGAACTTGTGAACGCGCTATTGAAGGAAAATCTCATTGATGAATTTATCATTTCAATTATTCCTGTTCTTCTTGGCAATGGGGTGAGCTTATTTAAATCTGACAACTTTGAAATTCCTTTGAAATTGGTAAGTACTAAGCAATTTGACAAGGGTCTGGTTCAGCTTCATTATAAACGAATGCCCACCTAA